CACTAGCTGCCCCTTTGAGTGAagcacatatacagtatctgcTTTGATTGAGTCCACAACATAGTTGAGATCAGTTACTTTCAGCCAATGGATTGCCATTTGATAACTTCAGGCCCTGGAGCTTTCTGTTCAAACTCTCCCATTCCATTATGATTCATAATTTCATCCTCtgtcaaaatgtaaaactcTGAAATAGGACCAAAAATGCCCAAATTGCCTCTTTCATATCATCACCAACAGCCTTAAGTTTCTCATAAGCACATTATATGAACCTGACATCATGTTTATTTGATGACAATAACATAGTTTGGTCAATATAGTGCAATAAGTGCAAAGCaatcaaaacaaatcaaattgaTAAGGGATAGAGAATCTGCGAATGCTTGTATAAAAATAGGTGTTACATTGATTAAAATATCAGTATTACACAACATAATTAATACTTCAAATATCATTTATGAATTTTGTTTTGATAACATATCAATTCTACATATTAAGAATGAATAcccatattcatttttaatataataatctcCTTTATGAGAGCTCATGAAGGctaacttgccttccaattccAAAAAGTGCAGAAAGCAtacaaagacactttttttttcatcttctttaAATGACGCAGTCTTTTTTGAACATTGGGGGTGTGCCACTTTCAAAAAAAGCCACTTTTACAATGCAGAGCTACAGTAAATGAAACTACAAACATAAGCCTTTCCAGAGGATCATGGAGTATGATGACACAGGTAATATTGATGTAGAATCAAAAGTTTTGAAAAGACATGGCAGattatatcaataaatactTACTTACAGACTACAGCAGAAAATAGTCCTGCACAGTTTTGATGATCTGCTGTACAGTGTTTTTGTCCAGGAGTGattttataaacatttttttttctgattcaCAATATACCTTATGTATGGTTATATTCCTGAAAATGAAATTGGGTAAGATTTACCTGTACACTtacattttgtgtgttattCGATCGTCACcatagaaaaatagattttGCATCATCAGTTAAGTAGAGCAATTTTGTTCATCCATGTTTGTCTCAGAAAGCTGTATCCATTTCTGTAATGTCATGTTTCAGAAATAAGAATAAGATTGTTCGGCACACCCCGTTTTAACTCCTTTCGcgttttgcttgtttgtgttgtgCCAAGGCACCCTATAAACTGAGCCAGTGTCTCAAGGAGGATCAAGAGAGAAAATGCTTCATTACATTAATGATTTCTGTTGCTCAAAACTGGCTAAAGGTGGTCTGTTTCTCAAGAACTTCGAGGTAATCGGGCTCAGACTGCAGTTTAGCTTTTAACTCCAAATACTCATTTCTGTTGGGCTCAACATAAACAGTACTGGGTGCTGTGCCATAGAGCATTGTTTCTCTTATCCTCTCCGGGTGCAAGAACTGACGTCTGACATCAAAATTTGGGTTGTACGTGTATGACACAGGCCCTGTGTACTTGTACTCTAAATTGGCACCTGCTGGGATAGATGGGATGGACTGATGGGGGGACTGCTTATCGGGGTCAAGGATGCCTCTGAAGAAATGGTCAGCATCCTGGACAGGGGAGGGGTTTTCACGTGGCTCAATGGTGCTAACACTGTACGTGGGGCTCCTCATCGTACTGCTATCCCTCTCCTCATCCGGGGTACTCCTGTATGTGACTTTGAGCTCGTGGAGGTCACGGTAATCCTCCACTGTGTTTCCTTCCCTTGACCTATATATGGGGTTTTTGCACATATGGCCCATGGGATGTGGAATATACTCGTAGACATGGCCGGCTGGGGCTTTGACTTTAGGGCCAGAGCGGTTGCTGTAGAGGCTGTACTGCAAGTTGAAAGAGCTGACGTCCGAATTGTTGGTGCTAGTGCGGTCACTCTGGGACTTTTTGCGCTTTTTCATCACTACGACAAACAGCCCCGCGGCCACAAAGACAGACATGATGAAAACAAGCAGGAGGCTgaggatgaggacagagagggggaCAGTGCTGCTGGGGGTGTTGATCTTCTGTGGAGCATCTGTGGTGACGATCCGGTCATCCATGGGCTCGTCCGTAGGGGGAGTCGGTGAGACATAAGCGTCAGAGTAGTCTGGGCAGAGCTGCTCCGACTGGATAGAGCGCAGGTCCATTCCTGTGTGGCGTTTGGGCGTCTCGCACACAACCTCGTTAACCACAGTGCCTGCACTGAGCTGCTCGAGCCATATCTTCATCCCCACTATGTCACAGGAGCAGTCCCAGGGGTTTTCAAACAGATCTATCTGCACCAGCAGCTTTAACTGATCTAAAACACCACTCACAGGCAGGTTTTGGAAATGGTTGTTGCGCAGATTAAGCCTAGACAAGGAGAGGCTGGAAAAGATGCCCACAGGTAAGGTTTTCAGGAGGTTATTGTTGAGGAAAAGCAGCTGAAGATTAGGAAGGTAGCGGAAAGTGCCCGCATCGACCTCCTTGATTTTGTTGTACTCTAAATAAAGATACTGCAAGTTCTGCAAACCAAAAAACATTTCTCCTGTAAGCCTGTCCATGAGATTACCATTTAAATACAGCCTACGCAGGTTGGTTAAATCCCCAAAAGCTCGGTCATGGATCAGAGTTATCCTGTTGTTTCCCAGGTGAAGCAAATCCAATCCAGTGGCATCAACAAAATCTGATCTCCGTACCACAGGGATATAATTTCCAGtaagatacatttttttaggATTGTATGGCTTGGGTTTTAGATCAGAAATGCTTTCAATCTTCCTCTCTTGGCAGTTGACATTTAGCCCAATTTCAGATATCTGCAGATTACAAGTGCAGGCAGTGGGGCAGTCCAAAGGCACAGGAGATTTGGTCTGAAAAGCAATGATGGGGCCATAGTTGTATGGGTTACCGCCTGGTATTCGAGAGGTGGGCTTTAACCTAGTTCTGTTAAATTGCCGTGTGCCCTTGGTAGGCCTAGAAGAGGACCTAAAAACAGCTGAGGAGGTGGCAGAGGCtgtgacagcagcaggtgtggTCTGGTAATATCCATTGGTGCTGCTAGGGGGTGCAGGCCTCACCGTGTCTTCCGGGGGTCTTCTTGGGCAGAGTTCCTGCTTTGACACCTCATCCAGGTCTCTACCATGGAGCCTGAACGGTGTTTCGCACACCACTTCTCCCACCAGAGCTGTATAGGCTATACTCTCTAGCCAAGCCTTCAGAGCAATGAGCTCACAGGAGCAATTCCACGGATTCTCTTCCAGTTGTAATTCCACAACTTTGTCCATGTGCTCCAGGAGGCCGATGTAGGGGAACATTTTTAACCGGTTCCCCCTCAGGTCCAAGTGCGTAAGGGGAACATTCCGGAAGATATTCGGAGGCATGACTGAGAGCAGGTTGTCATTCAAAATCATCACCGTCAGTTGGTGTAGTTTGCTCAAGGCATTGGACTCTATATTGGTGATGTAATTATAATCAATCTGTAGGTATTCCAAACTCTCCAGTCCTGCAAAGGTGTCATCCCTCAAAACTTCAATCTTGTTGTTATTAAGGTGCAACCTTTTTAATCCCTGGAGTCCGTTGAAGGCACCCGACTCTATCTCAGAGATATCATTGTTCCCCAAGTGCAGGATGGTCACCCCGGTGTAATTGATGAAATCATTGACTGACAGCTTCTTCAGGAGGTTCCCTGTCAGCAGGAGGTGGTACATGGAGAAATGGACGGGGCTGATCTCTGTCAGTCTGATGATCCCCCGGTTCTCGCAGCTCACCGTCAggatcccttccttctcctcacaTGTACACAGGTTTCGACAGATTTCCCCATAATTGTCATACATCTCGACCAGCCTCAGAGATGATGCAATCAGAAAGATTATTTTTAGGATCCAGATATGCATTTTTCCTGGGAGAGGATGCCCCAGCTCACTCAAGTGCGGTACCAGTATGAGGTGTCATctaagggaggaaaagaaaaggacgGGTTCTGTTTTATACACCATGGAAATATATGTGtttaacatttacaaaatgCACAGTaacagacttgaaaaatcaGTTCAAACCTCATGAACAATTATTTGACATtcataacaaacacacaaaggcaGAGACAAGTAGGCCTATCAATGTTTGTTCATTATGCAGATGTGTTATGTCGGCATCATTTTGGTTTTGAGTCAGTCAGGAGACAAGCGACCCAGATGATTCTTTAACAAATGCATACTTTAACCATGATATATAATCAAGTTGATAACACACAACTACCGGCGGTAGATGGCCACTGCGCATTTTTGATAGTTCGCTTGAATTCCAATCCAttttgggaggaaaaaaaaaacgcttTCCCATCCACCGTGTGCAGACTGATAGATCTGGTCATTTACTAATTCAATCCCTTGAGAATTTCAACAAAAAAGGCTCCTTGTCAGAATATCTCACGCCGCATCACTTCGTGTGATGGATGATATGACATCCTGATTataattttaatgatttaatcccccccccccctcccctaaaCAACATTGAAATCTCAAAGATGCAACTCCTATCTCCTAAACAGGAAGATTTCACACTCACCCCGCATACCCGACGACTTGGTAACAGTGGGGAAACTGTCGGATCCCTTTCCACCTCCGTCCAAACAACATGAGGACGGTATTCGCTTGATATGATTAAAACGATCCTgggttgaattaaaaaaaaaaaaaaagaacctgcCGACTCTCATAAACGAATCGTCTCAATGTTCATCTTAAAATCCGGCCTGCGATAGAAATTGTGAATATCAGCCTACAAGGCGACAGTCGCAGCCCTTCTCCTGCCCACGGgcgaaaaaaagaaatgagaggaGTTGATCAAAGGCAAATAAGCAAGCGTCGCTGATCTCATAGCGCATCTCTGATCGAAATAGCATTTTGACGGGGAGTAAATAATTCTATAATCAAGTATTCTGTATGGCATCTGCTATATAGAAGGTTACAgatagtctctctctccctccctccctccctccctctctgctcctctctccgcCACAGACGCGTAAGCGCGCGTGCACaaactcacatgcacacacgcgcgcacagacacacacacacacgcgcgcacacagacacacacacacacttggtgCGCTCCttaaaagaacacaaaagcCTACACATCAGCTCACTAAATCTCCCCAAAATATGCGCATAACATACAGGAACATGCCTCCAGTATATTGTTTCTGTATCTGGTTCATACCCGCACTTTCCTCTCGTTTTATGCCCTTACATTTAAGTTTATTATCATACCCTTATGAAAATCCCATCGCCTGTGGATATAATATTGATAACTTGAAAGCCAGTGCGTCTATCTTCGCCGGGTTTGGGTGTGCAGATGGAGCGGGCTATTATTTGGAACGATTTAAACTGTGATGATATATATGTAGGCATAAAAATCCAGGCTCTATATGTTTGATTTTGTCATAGCAGCCGCAGACACCTTGCTTAACAGCATCTTAAATCCGGATCAACTTCAGCAATGCAATGTAACCGGAGCTAGAAACAGagatttcagcaccatggacagatcccccccccaaaaaatgttaAAGCATTATGCCCCTCAGCTCTGCTCAGACTGgcaacacagagaaaaagaaataatcGTCCTCTTACCGTGCTGATCCCGGTAAACGCCAAAGCATCCCGAAAATCACGGCTGTgccccttcttttctctccaacCTCAGTGAAAACATGGATTTCGTGATTTCACCGTTCGCCCTTCTGTCGGCtgtgagggggggtggggggtggggggggagaagataaataaataaataaataaaaatccttAAAGTCAAGTCTCCTCGGTGTTTAGCTCCATAAAACCAGGCATCCAGGAGCACATATATACAGTCTCATTCACGCCAATAACGTGACAGCCAGCGCGGCAAAACGGGCTCCTGTGTTCTTCCAGCAGCAACTGAAATTAGCAGTGTCATCTCGGAAAAAGAGCCAAAACCAAAGTTCGAACATGGTAAAGAAAAGGGAGCGAATAAAAACGCGGTAATCCGACATCAGAGAAGACTTGCCGCATGCATTTTAACTGTGACTTTCATGCATGCGCACTGATGAAGCGGAGGAGAGAAGCACGAATCCCCTTGTCTGCTGCCAGTGGTGCGGCTTGTATCAGTTTATGTATAGATCTGCCCAAGGTCTCTTTATTTCAATTGCCAGACCGTCCAAATCGACCAGAGCTCAGTGGATATGTTCCTCCAGCTTGAGTCTTGAATGCAACAATCCCGATACCCATTCTCCAGTCCTGCATTGGTTTTAAGATATCCTATGTGTATAAACAAGCTTTATCTTCCCACCAACGTTTTCAACTAGTGGAACTTGATCTTGGTTGGTGCAAACCAGCGCATCCCCTACAGCGGCGGACGTATTATGAAACAATTACCATAGTATGACAGTCGAAATCACTCGTAAAAACGCATAAATCCCCCAATCTCACAACTGTCACAGCGAGGAAATGAAAAGCAATTTAATGCGTGCAATACTGTTTAAGGGGGTATGGTAATgtggaggagtaggaggaggaggaggaggaggggtgaggaCGTGGAGTGATGGGGaaaaagggaagagggaagCTGTAAGAAGACCCGTAGAGGGCAGCACAATGATGAAAAAAGCATCTTGGCTTGAATGTTCCAGGCTGCACTCTGTAAGTCAGAGTGTGTTTTAATTCAACACTGTCCTCCATTTGAGTTGTCACTCATAGCTTTATCTGTTGTCTGCCAAACAGAGCATCTTATTTCCATTCTTTTGAAAGTCAAAACTGGACATGTGGAGCTCcccttttattattataattccaCAACACTTTGCATTTGTCTCAACAACAAGCCTTT
The sequence above is drawn from the Scomber japonicus isolate fScoJap1 chromosome 24, fScoJap1.pri, whole genome shotgun sequence genome and encodes:
- the LOC128354330 gene encoding SLIT and NTRK-like protein 5, with protein sequence MHIWILKIIFLIASSLRLVEMYDNYGEICRNLCTCEEKEGILTVSCENRGIIRLTEISPVHFSMYHLLLTGNLLKKLSVNDFINYTGVTILHLGNNDISEIESGAFNGLQGLKRLHLNNNKIEVLRDDTFAGLESLEYLQIDYNYITNIESNALSKLHQLTVMILNDNLLSVMPPNIFRNVPLTHLDLRGNRLKMFPYIGLLEHMDKVVELQLEENPWNCSCELIALKAWLESIAYTALVGEVVCETPFRLHGRDLDEVSKQELCPRRPPEDTVRPAPPSSTNGYYQTTPAAVTASATSSAVFRSSSRPTKGTRQFNRTRLKPTSRIPGGNPYNYGPIIAFQTKSPVPLDCPTACTCNLQISEIGLNVNCQERKIESISDLKPKPYNPKKMYLTGNYIPVVRRSDFVDATGLDLLHLGNNRITLIHDRAFGDLTNLRRLYLNGNLMDRLTGEMFFGLQNLQYLYLEYNKIKEVDAGTFRYLPNLQLLFLNNNLLKTLPVGIFSSLSLSRLNLRNNHFQNLPVSGVLDQLKLLVQIDLFENPWDCSCDIVGMKIWLEQLSAGTVVNEVVCETPKRHTGMDLRSIQSEQLCPDYSDAYVSPTPPTDEPMDDRIVTTDAPQKINTPSSTVPLSVLILSLLLVFIMSVFVAAGLFVVVMKKRKKSQSDRTSTNNSDVSSFNLQYSLYSNRSGPKVKAPAGHVYEYIPHPMGHMCKNPIYRSREGNTVEDYRDLHELKVTYRSTPDEERDSSTMRSPTYSVSTIEPRENPSPVQDADHFFRGILDPDKQSPHQSIPSIPAGANLEYKYTGPVSYTYNPNFDVRRQFLHPERIRETMLYGTAPSTVYVEPNRNEYLELKAKLQSEPDYLEVLEKQTTFSQF